The Streptomyces pactum genome contains a region encoding:
- the putP gene encoding sodium/proline symporter PutP: protein MFDLSAPIVAMFLVYVAAMIGTGVWAYARTHTFTDFALGGRRLSGLVAALSAGASDMSGWLFLSLPGAVYAAGLGAGWIAVGLVAGTYLNWLFVAPRLRTYTERAENAVSLSAYLEERFEDRTRVLRTASAAVTLVFFTVYVASGLVAGGVLVNNVFDLPFGLGVSLTALLIVIYSCLGGFLAVSHTHVLQGTLMLLALVVLPLTGVVALGGFGELGDALTRRTPGLLDLGTDVHYADGRWSAGGPLGAVAVVSLLAWGLGYFGQPHILARFMGIRSVRAIPAARRIGTLWVTVVLSAATLIGLVGIARLGTPLAEPNTVYIVLSRTLLNPWVAGLMLIAVLAAIMSTADSQLLVSSVALTEDFYHALFNRRAPDRVLVWVGRGAVVVVILIACVIALRADGLLSIVAYAWAGFGAAFGPVVLLSLYWPRMSWAGAMAGIVAGAVTVLLWDRINPLLGPLESDVYEMVPGVLAATLAALLFGRFVGRPPRRAFWRMPGSGVNQLMMDPFLTHAPVGIAVLDTDLRYVWVNQPLDRMVPLARRLGKRVREVLPTANAEEFEERMRTVLETGRPVMDHEFRGPGPTDPLQERAYSVSFFAMRDRQDRQVGVWYMIIDVTERWRAQERLALLNDAGARIGGTLDVTRTAQELADVAVPSLADLVAVDLLDAVMRGEEPAPGPVGLTPVIRRAARRSVREDWPEVTLAVGETVRRAPSAPVTRCLLESRTLVEPVLDPATSAWVTEDRSLGDSVLAFGLRSLMVVPVRARGVTLGVATFARSRAAWAFEEDDVRLAEELVARAAVSIDNARRYHRERTAARSMQSSLLPNRLTGGSALDVMSWYLPADAPSGVGGDWFDAIPLSGARVALVIGDVVGHGMNAAIAMGRLRTAVRTLANLDLAPDEVLAHLDDLVIGLIGGDDGDEQEQADGGTVGDAFLGATCLYAVYDPVSRCCTLARAGHLPPLVVRPDGRTDLLDLPAGPPLGLGYLPFESVELELPEGSLIALCTDGLVERRDRDIDVGLSLLGTALARGGQTLEEAGRSAVDTLLAAPPPDDSALLLARTRVLSPDRVASWDLPRDPAAVAQARAFAERRLAEWGLDALAFTTELIVSELVTNAVRHASGPVLLRLILDRGLICEVSDSSSTSPRLRHARTTDEGGRGLLIVSHLAQRWGTRYTATGKTIWTEQVTPAGTPAPDTGRTPAP from the coding sequence ATGTTCGACTTGAGCGCGCCGATTGTGGCCATGTTCCTCGTGTATGTGGCCGCCATGATCGGAACGGGTGTCTGGGCCTACGCCCGCACGCACACGTTCACCGACTTCGCCCTGGGGGGCCGCAGGCTCAGCGGGCTCGTCGCCGCCCTGTCCGCGGGGGCCAGCGACATGTCCGGCTGGCTGTTCCTCTCGCTTCCGGGAGCGGTGTACGCGGCCGGACTCGGCGCCGGCTGGATCGCTGTCGGTCTGGTGGCCGGTACCTACCTCAACTGGCTCTTCGTCGCGCCGAGACTCCGCACGTACACCGAACGCGCCGAGAACGCCGTAAGCCTGTCGGCGTATCTGGAGGAGCGGTTCGAGGACCGGACCCGGGTGCTCCGGACGGCCTCGGCCGCGGTCACCCTGGTCTTCTTCACGGTGTATGTCGCCAGTGGGCTGGTGGCCGGCGGAGTGCTCGTCAACAACGTGTTCGACCTCCCCTTCGGGCTCGGAGTGTCCCTGACCGCCCTGCTGATCGTCATCTACTCGTGTCTGGGCGGCTTCCTCGCCGTGAGCCACACGCACGTCCTGCAGGGCACGCTGATGCTGCTGGCCCTGGTGGTGCTCCCGCTGACCGGTGTCGTGGCCCTCGGCGGCTTCGGAGAACTCGGCGACGCCCTCACCCGCAGGACACCGGGGCTGCTCGACCTGGGGACCGACGTCCACTACGCGGACGGCCGGTGGTCCGCGGGCGGGCCGCTCGGCGCCGTCGCCGTCGTCTCGCTGCTCGCCTGGGGTCTGGGCTACTTCGGCCAACCGCACATCCTGGCCCGCTTCATGGGCATCCGCAGCGTCCGTGCCATCCCCGCGGCCCGCCGGATCGGCACGCTGTGGGTCACCGTCGTACTGAGCGCCGCCACCCTCATCGGCCTCGTCGGGATCGCGCGGCTCGGCACCCCGCTGGCCGAGCCGAACACCGTGTACATCGTCCTGAGCCGGACCCTGCTCAACCCCTGGGTCGCCGGGTTGATGCTGATCGCCGTACTGGCAGCGATCATGTCGACCGCGGACAGTCAGCTCCTCGTGTCGTCCGTCGCGCTCACGGAGGACTTCTACCACGCCCTGTTCAACCGTCGGGCCCCGGACCGGGTGTTGGTGTGGGTGGGGCGCGGCGCCGTCGTCGTGGTGATCCTGATCGCCTGTGTGATCGCCCTGAGAGCCGACGGGCTGCTGAGCATCGTCGCCTACGCATGGGCGGGCTTCGGAGCCGCCTTCGGCCCGGTCGTGCTGCTCTCGCTGTACTGGCCGCGCATGAGCTGGGCGGGCGCCATGGCCGGGATCGTGGCGGGTGCGGTGACCGTGCTGCTCTGGGACAGGATCAATCCCTTGCTGGGTCCGCTCGAGTCGGACGTCTACGAGATGGTCCCGGGCGTGCTGGCCGCCACACTCGCCGCACTGCTCTTCGGCAGGTTCGTCGGCCGCCCCCCGAGGCGGGCCTTCTGGCGGATGCCGGGCAGCGGGGTGAACCAGCTGATGATGGACCCCTTCCTCACCCACGCACCGGTAGGCATCGCCGTTCTGGACACCGACCTGCGCTACGTCTGGGTGAACCAGCCGCTGGACCGCATGGTCCCGCTCGCGCGGCGGCTGGGGAAGCGGGTGCGCGAGGTGCTGCCCACGGCGAACGCCGAGGAGTTCGAGGAGCGCATGCGGACGGTCCTCGAGACCGGGCGCCCGGTGATGGACCACGAGTTCCGAGGCCCGGGCCCGACCGACCCCCTCCAGGAGCGGGCGTACTCCGTGTCCTTCTTCGCCATGAGGGACCGCCAGGACCGGCAGGTGGGCGTCTGGTACATGATCATCGACGTCACCGAGCGGTGGCGGGCCCAGGAGCGCCTGGCCCTGCTGAACGACGCCGGTGCCCGCATCGGCGGCACCCTGGATGTGACCCGGACCGCGCAGGAGCTGGCCGACGTGGCCGTGCCGTCCCTCGCCGACCTGGTCGCGGTCGACCTGCTGGACGCGGTCATGCGGGGGGAGGAACCGGCTCCCGGACCCGTGGGCCTGACCCCGGTCATCCGTCGCGCGGCGCGGCGGTCGGTGCGCGAGGACTGGCCGGAGGTGACCCTGGCCGTGGGAGAAACGGTACGGCGTGCGCCCTCGGCGCCCGTGACCCGGTGCCTGCTGGAGAGCAGGACCCTGGTGGAGCCTGTCCTGGACCCCGCCACCAGCGCCTGGGTGACCGAGGACCGGTCCCTGGGCGACTCAGTCCTGGCGTTCGGCCTCCGCTCGCTGATGGTGGTACCCGTGCGGGCCCGCGGTGTCACCCTGGGCGTCGCGACGTTCGCCCGGTCCCGTGCGGCGTGGGCCTTCGAGGAGGACGACGTACGCCTCGCCGAGGAGCTCGTCGCCCGCGCGGCGGTGAGCATCGACAACGCGCGCCGCTACCACCGGGAGCGCACCGCGGCCCGTTCCATGCAGAGCTCGCTGCTCCCGAACAGGCTGACGGGCGGCTCGGCCCTGGACGTCATGTCCTGGTACCTCCCGGCGGACGCGCCCAGCGGTGTGGGCGGCGACTGGTTCGACGCGATCCCGCTCTCCGGGGCCCGGGTCGCGCTCGTCATCGGTGACGTCGTCGGCCACGGCATGAACGCGGCGATCGCCATGGGGCGCCTGCGCACCGCGGTCCGCACGCTCGCCAACCTGGACCTCGCCCCGGACGAGGTGCTGGCCCACCTGGACGACCTGGTCATCGGTCTCATCGGGGGAGACGACGGCGACGAGCAGGAGCAGGCCGACGGCGGGACAGTGGGAGACGCGTTCCTGGGAGCCACCTGCCTGTACGCCGTGTACGACCCGGTCAGCAGGTGCTGCACGCTGGCCCGGGCCGGCCACCTCCCGCCCCTGGTCGTCCGTCCGGACGGACGTACCGATCTTCTGGACCTGCCCGCCGGACCGCCCCTCGGGCTGGGATACCTTCCCTTCGAGTCCGTCGAGCTGGAGCTGCCCGAGGGCAGTCTCATCGCCCTCTGCACCGACGGCCTAGTCGAGAGACGCGACCGGGACATCGATGTTGGGCTCTCCCTCCTCGGTACCGCCCTGGCGCGGGGCGGACAGACGCTGGAGGAGGCGGGCCGCAGTGCGGTCGACACCCTGCTCGCGGCGCCCCCGCCGGACGACTCGGCCCTGCTGCTCGCCCGGACCAGGGTCCTGAGTCCCGACCGGGTCGCCTCCTGGGACCTGCCCAGGGACCCGGCCGCCGTGGCGCAGGCCCGTGCCTTCGCCGAACGGAGGCTGGCCGAGTGGGGCCTGGACGCGCTGGCGTTCACCACCGAGCTCATCGTCAGCGAACTGGTCACCAACGCCGTCCGCCACGCGTCCGGACCGGTCCTGCTCCGCCTGATCCTGGACCGCGGACTGATCTGCGAGGTCTCGGACTCCAGCAGTACGTCCCCGCGGCTGCGCCATGCCCGGACCACCGACGAAGGCGGCCGGGGGCTGCTGATCGTCTCCCATCTCGCCCAGCGCTGGGGTACGCGCTACACGGCGACCGGCAAGACGATCTGGACCGAGCAGGTCACCCCCGCCGGGACGCCCGCCCCGGACACCGGCCGGACGCCGGCACCGTGA
- a CDS encoding ArsI/CadI family heavy metal resistance metalloenzyme encodes MSRVQLALRVPDLSASIAFYTKLFGVEPAKLRDGYANFAIAEPPLKLVLIEGEADAATRMDHLGVEVESSGAVHAATTRLGEAGLATAEENDTACCYALQDKVWVRGPGQEPWEVYVVKTDADTLTKQSAHPADADADAEEPADAAGCC; translated from the coding sequence ATGTCGCGCGTGCAACTCGCCCTACGGGTCCCGGATCTCTCCGCATCCATCGCCTTCTACACGAAGCTCTTCGGCGTCGAGCCCGCCAAGCTCCGCGACGGCTACGCCAACTTCGCCATCGCCGAACCCCCGCTCAAGCTCGTTCTGATCGAGGGCGAGGCGGACGCGGCGACACGCATGGACCACCTCGGGGTCGAAGTCGAGAGCTCCGGAGCCGTCCACGCGGCCACCACCCGGCTCGGCGAAGCGGGACTGGCGACGGCCGAGGAGAACGACACGGCCTGCTGCTACGCCCTGCAGGACAAGGTCTGGGTCCGCGGCCCCGGCCAGGAGCCCTGGGAGGTCTACGTGGTCAAGACCGACGCCGACACCCTGACCAAGCAGAGCGCCCACCCCGCCGACGCGGACGCCGATGCCGAGGAACCGGCCGACGCTGCCGGATGCTGCTGA
- a CDS encoding NAD(P)-binding domain-containing protein: MEKQNLPVVVVGAGPVGLAAAAHLVERGIEPLVLEAGASAATAVRGWAHVRLFSTWAEVTDPAAEKLLAPTGWARPEGTTYPTGGDWAERYLQPLADTLGDKVRYGATVTGVARAGRDRIVDSGREEQPFTVHIETADGGEERITARAVIDASGTWSVPGPMGANGIPALGEKKATDRISYRVPDLKDPAVRARYAGKRTAVVGSGASAFTALALLADLAAEEADTQAVWILRRGIGDATYGGGEADQLPARGALGLRAKAAVEDGHASAVTGFRTEAVERTGDRLVLVAEDGRRPDPVDEIVVLTGFRPDLSFLAELRLGLDDRLQAPTALAPLIDPNVHSCGTVYPHGVKELSHPEQDVYLVGMKSYGRAPTFLAMTGYEQVRSITAALAGDHAAAERVELTLPETGVCGGAGLFDEPDAAQGDEGGGCCAAPATLQIGTGAPAASGGC; this comes from the coding sequence ATGGAGAAGCAGAATCTGCCCGTCGTGGTCGTCGGAGCCGGCCCGGTCGGCCTGGCCGCAGCCGCGCACCTCGTGGAGCGTGGCATCGAGCCCCTGGTGCTGGAGGCCGGCGCATCGGCCGCCACCGCCGTGCGCGGGTGGGCGCACGTCCGCCTGTTCTCGACGTGGGCCGAGGTCACCGACCCCGCCGCCGAGAAGCTGCTCGCCCCCACCGGCTGGGCCCGCCCCGAAGGCACGACCTACCCGACCGGCGGTGACTGGGCCGAGCGCTACCTCCAGCCGCTCGCCGACACCCTCGGCGACAAGGTCCGCTACGGAGCGACGGTCACCGGCGTGGCCCGCGCCGGCCGCGACCGGATCGTCGACTCCGGCCGCGAGGAGCAGCCCTTCACCGTGCACATCGAGACGGCGGACGGCGGCGAGGAGCGGATCACCGCCCGCGCCGTCATCGACGCCTCCGGCACCTGGTCCGTGCCCGGCCCGATGGGGGCCAACGGCATCCCCGCCCTCGGTGAGAAGAAGGCGACCGACCGCATCTCCTACCGTGTCCCGGACCTGAAGGACCCGGCCGTCCGGGCCCGCTACGCCGGCAAGCGCACGGCGGTCGTCGGCTCCGGCGCCTCCGCCTTCACCGCCCTCGCGCTCCTCGCCGACCTGGCCGCGGAAGAGGCGGACACGCAGGCGGTCTGGATCCTGCGCCGGGGCATCGGCGACGCCACGTACGGCGGCGGCGAGGCCGACCAGCTCCCGGCTCGCGGCGCCCTCGGCCTGCGAGCCAAGGCGGCGGTGGAGGACGGACACGCGAGCGCCGTCACCGGATTCCGCACGGAGGCCGTCGAACGGACCGGCGACCGGCTGGTCCTCGTCGCCGAGGACGGCCGCCGCCCGGACCCGGTCGACGAGATCGTCGTCCTGACCGGCTTCCGCCCCGACCTCTCCTTCCTCGCCGAACTCCGCCTCGGCCTCGATGACCGCCTCCAGGCCCCGACCGCACTCGCCCCGCTGATCGACCCGAACGTCCACTCCTGCGGCACGGTCTACCCGCACGGCGTGAAGGAGTTGTCCCACCCTGAGCAGGACGTCTACCTGGTCGGCATGAAGTCCTACGGCCGCGCCCCCACGTTCCTCGCCATGACCGGCTACGAGCAGGTCCGCTCCATCACGGCCGCCCTGGCCGGCGACCACGCGGCGGCCGAGCGCGTGGAGCTGACCCTGCCGGAGACCGGCGTGTGCGGCGGTGCCGGCCTGTTCGACGAGCCCGACGCCGCGCAGGGCGACGAGGGCGGCGGCTGCTGCGCGGCCCCGGCCACGTTGCAGATCGGCACCGGCGCCCCGGCCGCCTCCGGCGGCTGCTGA
- a CDS encoding ArsR/SmtB family transcription factor, whose product MSNVKALPLLDPEAPDATVVPCCPPLSERPFTAEEAERTARMFKALGDPVRLRLFSAVASHEGGEACVCDISDVGVSQPTVSHHLKKLKEAGLLTSERRGTWVYYRVEPSVLAAMGQLLTVR is encoded by the coding sequence ATGTCGAACGTCAAGGCACTGCCGCTCCTGGACCCCGAGGCCCCCGACGCCACGGTGGTGCCGTGCTGCCCGCCGCTGAGCGAGCGTCCCTTCACCGCCGAGGAGGCCGAGCGGACGGCGCGCATGTTCAAGGCGCTCGGGGACCCCGTACGGCTGCGTCTCTTCTCGGCCGTCGCCTCGCACGAGGGCGGCGAGGCATGCGTGTGCGACATCTCCGACGTCGGCGTCTCCCAGCCGACCGTCTCCCACCACCTGAAGAAGCTCAAGGAGGCCGGCCTGCTGACCTCCGAGCGGCGCGGCACCTGGGTCTACTACCGGGTCGAACCGTCGGTGCTGGCGGCCATGGGACAGTTGCTGACCGTCCGGTAG
- a CDS encoding ArsO family NAD(P)H-dependent flavin-containing monooxygenase, with protein MTQHTDVVVIGGGQAGLAAGYHLRRRGLDFVVLDAQATPGGAWQHVWASLHLFSPAAFSSLPGRFMPPQPGEEYPDAGHVVTYLSDYEKRYELPVQRPVRVLGVHEDGRLLRVETDSGTWHARAVISATGTWWRPFLPAVPGRGDFEGRQLHTVSYRRPQDLAGRRVIVVGGGNSGAQIAADLAYDTELTWVTQRPPRYLADDIDGRALFDAATARRRALDAGRTDTGGVASLGDIVAVPPVREARDAGRLKASPMFERLDREGAVWADGTRAPADAVIWCAGFRPALSHLAPLGLRGGRGHITTVGTRAADEPRLHLLGYGDWTGPASATLIGVGRPARDAAREIAGLLDA; from the coding sequence ATGACACAGCACACCGACGTGGTGGTGATCGGCGGCGGCCAGGCAGGGCTCGCCGCCGGCTACCACCTGCGCCGCCGGGGCCTGGACTTCGTCGTCCTCGACGCCCAGGCCACCCCGGGCGGGGCCTGGCAGCACGTCTGGGCCTCCCTCCACCTGTTCTCCCCGGCCGCCTTCTCCTCCCTCCCGGGCCGCTTCATGCCGCCGCAGCCCGGCGAGGAGTACCCGGACGCCGGGCACGTGGTGACGTACCTGAGCGACTACGAGAAGCGGTACGAGCTGCCGGTCCAGCGGCCGGTCCGGGTCCTCGGCGTACACGAGGACGGCCGGCTGCTGCGGGTGGAGACCGACTCCGGCACCTGGCACGCCCGCGCGGTGATCAGCGCGACCGGCACCTGGTGGCGCCCCTTCCTCCCCGCCGTCCCCGGCCGCGGGGACTTCGAGGGGCGGCAACTGCACACGGTCTCCTACCGGCGGCCGCAGGACCTCGCGGGCCGCCGCGTCATCGTCGTCGGTGGCGGCAACTCGGGCGCCCAGATCGCCGCCGACCTCGCGTACGACACCGAGCTGACCTGGGTCACCCAGCGCCCGCCCCGCTACCTCGCCGACGACATCGACGGCCGCGCCCTCTTCGACGCGGCCACCGCCCGCCGCCGGGCTCTCGACGCCGGCCGCACCGACACGGGAGGCGTCGCCTCGCTCGGCGACATCGTCGCCGTACCGCCGGTCCGTGAGGCTCGCGACGCTGGTCGGCTCAAGGCGTCACCCATGTTCGAACGCCTCGACCGCGAGGGAGCCGTCTGGGCCGACGGCACGCGGGCGCCCGCCGACGCGGTCATCTGGTGCGCCGGCTTCCGCCCGGCTCTCTCGCACCTGGCGCCCCTCGGTCTGCGCGGCGGGCGCGGGCACATCACCACCGTGGGTACGCGGGCCGCGGACGAGCCACGCCTGCACCTCCTCGGCTACGGCGACTGGACCGGACCCGCCTCCGCCACCCTCATCGGAGTCGGACGACCGGCCCGCGACGCCGCCCGTGAGATCGCCGGGCTCCTCGACGCCTGA